Proteins found in one Thermoplasmata archaeon genomic segment:
- a CDS encoding alpha/beta hydrolase → MPVVRANGVNLYYERAGEHGEPMVLIHGAWFDRLNWNPVVPGLSHAFRVVTYDRRGHGQSETVATQGSTEEDAADAAALLTRLGMVPAHVVGHSTGSIVALKMAAAQPQVVRSLIVHEPPLMGLLANDPSTAPMLSALRIRRAAVAKLLEAGDREGGARLFVDTLMAGPGGWDRMPPQMQETFIRNADNFLDEMRNPSDANIDLKALGRFQRPALLSYGGRSPPLIRAIIDILAQAIPGSKVVSYDETGHNPHITHPEEFTRTVTAFAKSSG, encoded by the coding sequence ATCCACGGCGCCTGGTTCGACCGTCTCAACTGGAATCCGGTCGTTCCTGGACTCTCCCACGCCTTCCGAGTCGTGACCTACGACCGGAGAGGGCATGGACAGAGCGAGACGGTGGCCACGCAGGGAAGCACCGAGGAGGACGCCGCAGACGCTGCGGCCCTGCTCACTCGGCTAGGCATGGTTCCGGCGCACGTGGTCGGCCACTCGACCGGTTCGATCGTCGCCTTGAAGATGGCCGCCGCACAGCCCCAGGTCGTTCGTAGCCTGATCGTGCATGAGCCTCCTCTCATGGGGCTGCTGGCCAATGACCCCTCGACCGCACCCATGCTCAGCGCACTACGGATTCGACGGGCGGCGGTCGCGAAGCTCCTCGAGGCGGGCGATCGGGAGGGAGGGGCCCGTCTGTTCGTGGACACCTTGATGGCGGGACCGGGAGGATGGGATCGAATGCCTCCCCAGATGCAGGAGACATTCATCCGAAACGCAGACAACTTCCTCGACGAGATGCGGAACCCGTCGGACGCCAACATCGACCTGAAGGCGCTTGGCCGTTTCCAACGGCCTGCACTGCTCTCCTACGGCGGACGGAGTCCCCCGTTGATACGGGCCATCATCGACATCCTGGCGCAGGCGATTCCCGGTTCGAAGGTGGTCTCGTACGACGAGACCGGGCACAACCCCCACATCACCCACCCCGAAGAGTTCACGAGGACCGTGACGGCCTTTGCGAAGTCTTCGGGATGA